From a single Bacillus pseudomycoides DSM 12442 genomic region:
- a CDS encoding GNAT family N-acetyltransferase — protein sequence MPERMNVQQIRIEPWNNANLTLLRLMNVPEMLEYLGGPETEEQLLARHERYLKISELGTGRMFSIVLLPQLEIIGSVGYWDSYRKEENVYEIGWSVLPPFQGRGIATKAVEKAIAHAKTEQRYRFIHAFPAINNPASNAICQKLNFLFINECDFEYPPGSVIRCNNWCLEITTKPSNNSSI from the coding sequence ATGCCAGAAAGAATGAATGTACAACAAATTCGAATTGAGCCTTGGAACAATGCTAATCTTACTTTACTTCGTCTTATGAATGTACCTGAGATGCTAGAATACTTAGGAGGACCTGAGACTGAAGAACAACTACTTGCTCGTCACGAGCGGTATCTTAAGATTAGTGAGCTGGGAACTGGACGTATGTTTAGCATTGTCCTTCTTCCGCAACTCGAAATTATTGGTAGTGTAGGATATTGGGACAGCTACCGGAAAGAAGAGAACGTATACGAAATTGGCTGGAGCGTCCTACCACCGTTTCAAGGAAGAGGAATAGCAACAAAGGCCGTCGAAAAAGCTATCGCTCATGCTAAAACAGAACAAAGGTACAGATTCATTCATGCTTTTCCCGCCATCAATAATCCTGCTTCAAACGCTATTTGCCAAAAGCTCAACTTCTTATTTATTAATGAGTGTGACTTCGAGTATCCGCCAGGGAGTGTCATACGATGCAATAATTGGTGTTTAGAGATAACTACGAAACCATCAAACAATTCCTCTATATGA